From one Arvicanthis niloticus isolate mArvNil1 chromosome Y, mArvNil1.pat.X, whole genome shotgun sequence genomic stretch:
- the LOC143437371 gene encoding uncharacterized protein LOC143437371: MFQSLNAVTYDDVHVNFTAEEWNLLDPSQKNLYKDVMLETYQNLNAIGYSWEDHHIEEQHQSPRRCERHERSHTGQKPYECNQCGKAFSCHRSLQRHKRTHTGEKPYECNLCGKAFSCQSGLQYHNRTHTGEKPYECNQCGKAFLCHSHLQRHKRTHTGEKPYECNQCGKAFSCHSHLQRHKSTHTGEKPYECDQCGKAFSCHNGLQIHKRTHTGEKPYECNQCGKAFSDHSSLQRHKRTHTGEKPYECNQCGKAFSCQSGLQYHNRTHTGEKLNVMNEVKPFQDSHL; this comes from the exons aatgcagtgacttatgatgacgtgcatgtgaacttcactgcagaagagtggaatttgctggatccttcccagaagaatctctacaaagatgtgatgctggagacctaccagAATCTCAATGCTATAG gttacagttgggaagatcatcatattgaagaacaacatcaaagtcCTAGAAGAtgtgaaag gcacgaaagaagtcatactggacagaaaccttatgaatgcaaccaatgtggtaaagccttttcatgtcaccgtagtctccaaagacataaaagaacacatactggagaaaaaccttatgaatgtaatctatgtggtaaagccttttcatgtcagagTGGTCTCCAgtatcataatagaacacatactggagagaaaccttatgaatgtaatcagtgtggtaaagcctttttatgtcacagtcatctccaaagacataaaagaacacatactggagagaaaccttatgaatgtaatcagtgtggtaaagccttttcatgtcacagtcatctccaaagacataaaagtacacatactggggagaaaccatatgaatgtgatcaatgtggtaaagccttttcatgtcacaatggtctccaaatccataaaagaacacatactggagagaaaccttatgaatgcaatcagtgtggtaaagccttttcagatcacagtagtctccaaagacataaaagaacacatactggagagaaaccttatgaatgtaatcaatgtggtaaagccttttcatgtcagagTGGTCTTCAGTATCacaatagaacacatactggagagaaactgaatgtcatgaatgaggtaaagcctttccaggacagtcatctctga